From Solwaraspora sp. WMMD1047, the proteins below share one genomic window:
- a CDS encoding fumarylacetoacetate hydrolase family protein → MRLANLTDRLVILTDGGAIDVAAASDGRFGPDPQSVYDVWPEFVAWAGSGGPGPDAPLTAVDPAALGPAVPRPRQIFAVGLNYRDHTAESGFAQPTDPLIFTKFPSCLFGPAGDIVLSGEQVDWEIELVAVLGRAAYRVSAADAWDHIAGLAIGQDLSDRAVQMRGTPPQFSLGKSFPGYGPVGPWLTTVDELADPDQLDLVCTLNGEQVQVGNTRDMVFPVTELVAYLSGVGPLYPGDLIFTGTPPGVGMGRRPPRYLAPGDVLESRIAGLGELRHRLVAAS, encoded by the coding sequence ATGCGACTGGCGAATCTGACCGACCGACTGGTGATCCTGACCGACGGTGGTGCGATCGACGTCGCCGCCGCCAGCGACGGCCGGTTCGGTCCGGATCCGCAGTCCGTGTACGACGTCTGGCCGGAGTTCGTCGCCTGGGCCGGCTCCGGCGGGCCGGGACCGGACGCCCCGCTGACCGCGGTGGACCCCGCCGCGCTCGGCCCGGCCGTGCCGCGGCCCCGGCAGATCTTCGCGGTCGGCCTCAACTACCGGGACCACACCGCCGAGTCCGGCTTCGCCCAGCCGACCGACCCCCTGATCTTCACCAAGTTCCCGTCCTGCCTGTTCGGCCCCGCCGGCGACATCGTCCTCTCCGGAGAGCAGGTGGACTGGGAGATCGAACTGGTCGCGGTGCTCGGCCGGGCGGCGTACCGGGTGTCGGCCGCCGACGCCTGGGACCACATCGCCGGGCTCGCCATCGGCCAGGACCTCTCCGACCGGGCGGTGCAGATGCGCGGCACGCCGCCACAGTTCAGCCTCGGCAAGTCGTTTCCCGGCTACGGCCCGGTCGGCCCCTGGCTGACCACCGTCGACGAGCTGGCCGACCCGGACCAGCTCGACCTGGTGTGCACGCTGAACGGGGAGCAGGTACAGGTCGGCAACACCCGGGACATGGTCTTCCCGGTGACCGAACTGGTCGCGTACCTGTCCGGCGTCGGCCCGCTGTACCCGGGCGACCTGATCTTCACCGGCACCCCGCCCGGCGTCGGGATGGGCCGCAGGCCACCCCGCTACCTGGCCCCCGGCGACGTGTTGGAAAGCCGGATCGCCGGGCTCGGCGAACTGCGGCACCGGCTCGTCGCAGCATCCTGA
- a CDS encoding NUDIX domain-containing protein, translating to MQTASDDQRPGRGSSLARALSEYRPAAGRERADLDRARSLLGTGDPWRRDNPLHLTGSALIVHPASRRVLLRWHPRQRAWLQVGGHADPDETDPLVIALREGYEETGLTDLVPWPDGALVHLVVVPVAAGKGEPAHEHIDLRYVLATGDPAAARPESADAELRWLDVPSARALTTEANLREFLDRVGRLFDRH from the coding sequence ATGCAGACCGCATCCGATGATCAGCGACCCGGCCGCGGCAGCAGCCTCGCCCGGGCACTGTCGGAATACCGTCCCGCGGCCGGGCGGGAACGGGCCGATCTCGACCGGGCCCGGTCCCTGCTCGGCACCGGCGACCCCTGGCGGCGGGACAACCCGCTGCACCTGACCGGCTCGGCGCTGATCGTCCACCCGGCCAGCCGCCGGGTGCTGCTGCGTTGGCACCCGCGCCAGCGGGCCTGGCTGCAGGTCGGCGGCCACGCCGATCCGGACGAGACGGATCCGCTGGTCATCGCCCTTAGGGAGGGGTACGAGGAGACCGGGCTGACCGACCTGGTCCCCTGGCCGGACGGCGCGCTCGTCCACCTGGTGGTGGTCCCGGTCGCGGCCGGCAAGGGCGAGCCCGCCCACGAACACATCGACCTGCGCTACGTGCTCGCCACCGGCGACCCGGCGGCGGCCCGACCCGAGTCGGCCGACGCGGAGCTGCGGTGGCTGGACGTACCTTCGGCGCGCGCCCTGACCACCGAGGCGAATCTCCGGGAGTTCCTGGACCGGGTGGGTCGACTCTTCGACCGCCACTGA
- a CDS encoding helix-turn-helix transcriptional regulator, with protein MSSDRFGAELRRRRATANLSLTELSRLVHYDKGHLSKVERGRRPASVALARICDSVLDAGGRLQELVAAPAPAPRPAGGPQLLAAGSSLADILDLVAVHADQLGDEVSPTTLDVAAADPETPDRFRTLFDLLRRQGRQSHPGLILPTVLTPARLLCRLGATATEPVRVQLLALAAHYLEFAGWMAQEAGDDERALRLTAAAELLAAPAEAPQLAPYALVRYAELALYRGDARRVIELAEQAEQDRNATTRVRILAAQRAAQGYALSGDTADCEAALDRAARLNRRPQARSESEIWLGSAAAGRADRLVRGWCYYDLGLPEQAADLLAKGLAEMPADAVRAKALYGVRLSLARAAAGDVEGACGQADEALTRARLVGSATVRHQLRQLEKELTRWRRRSCVRHVQARMAALAAAG; from the coding sequence GTGTCATCTGATCGGTTTGGAGCCGAGTTGCGCCGCCGACGGGCCACGGCGAACCTGTCGCTGACCGAGTTGTCCCGCCTGGTCCACTACGACAAGGGTCATCTGAGCAAGGTGGAGCGTGGCCGGCGACCGGCCAGTGTGGCCCTCGCCCGGATCTGCGACTCGGTGCTCGACGCCGGTGGGCGGTTGCAGGAGCTGGTCGCCGCGCCCGCCCCGGCGCCCAGACCGGCCGGCGGACCGCAGCTGCTCGCCGCCGGAAGCTCCCTTGCGGACATTCTCGATCTTGTCGCGGTGCACGCCGACCAGCTCGGCGACGAGGTGAGCCCCACCACCCTGGACGTCGCCGCCGCCGACCCGGAGACCCCCGACCGGTTCCGGACGTTGTTCGACCTGCTCCGTCGGCAGGGGCGGCAGTCGCATCCCGGGCTGATCCTGCCCACCGTCCTGACGCCGGCCCGGCTGCTCTGCCGGCTGGGCGCCACGGCCACCGAGCCGGTCCGCGTCCAGCTGCTCGCCCTGGCGGCACACTATCTGGAGTTCGCCGGCTGGATGGCCCAGGAGGCCGGTGACGACGAGCGGGCGCTGCGGTTGACCGCCGCCGCCGAGCTGCTGGCGGCCCCCGCCGAGGCGCCCCAGCTGGCCCCGTACGCACTGGTGCGCTACGCCGAGCTCGCGCTCTACCGGGGCGACGCGCGGCGGGTGATCGAGCTCGCCGAGCAGGCCGAGCAGGACCGCAACGCCACCACCCGGGTCCGCATCCTGGCCGCCCAACGGGCCGCCCAGGGGTACGCCCTCAGCGGTGACACCGCCGACTGCGAGGCGGCCCTGGACCGGGCGGCGCGGCTGAACCGGCGACCGCAGGCCAGATCGGAGAGCGAGATCTGGCTCGGGTCGGCGGCCGCCGGGCGGGCCGACCGGTTGGTCCGGGGCTGGTGCTACTACGACCTCGGCCTGCCCGAGCAGGCCGCCGACCTGCTGGCGAAGGGGTTGGCCGAGATGCCGGCCGACGCGGTCCGCGCGAAGGCGTTGTACGGGGTCCGGCTGTCCCTGGCGCGGGCCGCCGCCGGTGACGTGGAGGGCGCCTGCGGGCAGGCGGACGAGGCCCTCACCCGGGCCCGGCTGGTCGGCTCGGCCACGGTCCGGCACCAGCTGCGCCAGCTCGAGAAGGAGCTGACCCGGTGGCGGCGCCGGTCCTGTGTACGCCATGTGCAGGCGCGGATGGCCGCGCTCGCCGCCGCCGGCTGA
- a CDS encoding DUF305 domain-containing protein, translating to MRALTAAARLVVARLVGVVVVGALLAGCGSAPAGGPQPAGDRSTQAGSGPAGGPASVPAAAAFNATDVMFLQMMLEQHAAAERLLALAAEQPLRPELATLAAAIQVTQRTEAETMTGWLRDWDQPVTADPAAHLAPGAHGGHQVLRGTSTADLDLLRTTDATRFERTFLNILIAHQHNAIELARMETAGGAHPEAKALAHRIDTSRNGQIRQLLPMLSG from the coding sequence GTGAGAGCCCTGACGGCGGCAGCCCGGCTGGTTGTCGCCCGGCTGGTGGGAGTCGTGGTTGTGGGCGCCCTGCTCGCCGGCTGCGGCTCGGCACCGGCTGGCGGGCCGCAGCCGGCAGGTGACAGGTCAACGCAGGCCGGGTCCGGCCCCGCCGGCGGTCCGGCGTCGGTGCCGGCCGCGGCCGCCTTCAACGCCACCGACGTGATGTTCCTGCAGATGATGCTGGAGCAGCACGCGGCCGCCGAGCGGTTGCTCGCGTTGGCCGCCGAGCAGCCGCTGCGGCCGGAACTGGCGACCCTGGCCGCCGCCATCCAGGTGACCCAGCGGACCGAGGCCGAGACGATGACCGGGTGGCTGCGGGACTGGGACCAACCGGTGACTGCCGATCCGGCGGCGCACCTGGCGCCCGGCGCGCACGGCGGTCACCAGGTGCTGCGCGGCACCAGCACCGCCGACCTCGACCTGCTGCGGACCACCGACGCCACCCGGTTCGAGCGAACCTTCCTCAACATCCTCATCGCGCACCAGCACAACGCGATCGAGCTGGCCCGGATGGAGACCGCCGGTGGGGCGCACCCGGAGGCGAAGGCGCTCGCCCACCGGATCGACACCTCCCGCAACGGCCAGATCCGGCAGCTGCTGCCGATGCTGTCCGGCTGA
- a CDS encoding lytic polysaccharide monooxygenase — protein sequence MRRRITLPVLSAGAILGTLLVATPAQAHGYISSPPSRQAMCFQGRVANCGQIQYEPQSVEGPKGQRNCHAGLSRFAILNDNSVNWPVTPVGNSVTFNWTLTARHSTTTWEYFIGGSRIAVFDDGGRQPNATVSHTVNLGGRTGRQTVLAIWNIADTPMAFYSCVDVQIGGGNPPPPNPTTPPPNPTTPPPAPTTPPPAPGGTWSAGTAYAVGATVTYGGASYRCRQAHTALTGWEPPNVPALWQRL from the coding sequence ATGCGACGAAGGATCACGCTGCCGGTGCTGTCGGCCGGCGCCATCCTCGGCACCCTGCTGGTGGCGACACCCGCCCAGGCACACGGCTACATCTCGTCGCCGCCGAGCCGGCAGGCGATGTGCTTCCAGGGAAGAGTCGCCAACTGCGGCCAGATCCAGTACGAGCCGCAGAGCGTCGAAGGACCCAAGGGGCAGCGCAACTGCCACGCCGGACTGAGCCGGTTCGCCATCCTCAACGACAACAGCGTCAACTGGCCGGTGACCCCGGTCGGCAACTCGGTCACCTTCAACTGGACGCTCACCGCCCGGCACTCCACCACCACCTGGGAGTACTTCATCGGCGGCAGCCGGATCGCGGTCTTCGACGACGGCGGCCGGCAACCGAACGCGACCGTGTCGCACACCGTCAACCTCGGTGGTCGGACCGGCCGCCAGACGGTGCTGGCCATCTGGAACATCGCCGACACCCCGATGGCCTTCTACTCCTGCGTGGACGTGCAGATCGGCGGCGGGAACCCGCCGCCTCCCAACCCGACCACGCCACCACCGAACCCGACCACGCCGCCGCCCGCCCCGACCACGCCGCCGCCCGCGCCGGGTGGCACCTGGTCGGCCGGCACGGCGTACGCGGTCGGCGCGACCGTCACCTACGGCGGGGCGAGCTACCGGTGCCGGCAGGCGCACACCGCCCTGACCGGCTGGGAACCGCCAAACGTCCCGGCCCTCTGGCAGCGGCTCTGA